From Woronichinia naegeliana WA131, the proteins below share one genomic window:
- a CDS encoding ISAs1 family transposase: MAVLSGADGFVAIEAYGKAKREWLEMFLELPKGIPSHDTFGRVFGMLETEELEKSFLSWISSLTEKMDIELIQIDGKTKRGSYDREKGLNALHSISAWSSERGLMLAQKKVDSKSNEIKAVPLLLKLLNIKGAVVTLDAMGTQTEIAKQIKQGEGDYVLALKGNQGKLNKQVRDWFKQAVAQNWQGIEYSYHEKTEKGHYRLETRQVWTVSINQLSALHRQNQWVGLATVVMVKSKTQFGHKTTETFRYYISSLPTDAERHSHVIRSHWSIENSLHWVLDVTFNEDASRVRQGNAADNLGLLRRLSINLLKHEPSQKSLKMKRYLAAMDNNFLLQVLAASSRE, from the coding sequence TTGGCAGTATTGTCAGGGGCAGATGGCTTCGTAGCAATTGAAGCCTATGGCAAAGCCAAACGAGAATGGCTAGAAATGTTTCTAGAGTTACCAAAGGGAATTCCCTCTCACGATACCTTTGGAAGAGTATTTGGAATGTTGGAAACAGAAGAACTAGAAAAAAGTTTTCTGAGCTGGATAAGCAGTCTAACGGAGAAAATGGACATAGAGCTGATACAGATAGATGGAAAAACGAAAAGAGGTTCTTATGATAGGGAAAAAGGACTAAATGCGTTACACAGCATAAGTGCGTGGAGTAGTGAGCGGGGACTGATGTTAGCGCAAAAGAAAGTAGATAGTAAATCTAATGAAATAAAAGCAGTCCCCTTGTTACTGAAGTTACTTAACATCAAGGGGGCAGTAGTAACCCTAGATGCAATGGGAACGCAGACAGAAATCGCAAAACAAATAAAGCAAGGTGAAGGTGACTATGTATTGGCTCTCAAAGGAAATCAGGGCAAACTTAATAAACAAGTTAGGGATTGGTTTAAACAAGCGGTCGCTCAGAATTGGCAAGGAATTGAATACAGTTATCATGAGAAGACAGAAAAAGGACATTACCGTTTAGAAACTCGTCAAGTCTGGACAGTGTCAATCAATCAGCTTTCCGCATTGCATCGCCAAAATCAGTGGGTCGGTTTAGCAACTGTTGTGATGGTTAAAAGTAAAACTCAATTCGGTCATAAAACAACAGAGACGTTTCGCTATTATATTAGCAGTCTTCCTACGGATGCCGAACGTCATAGCCATGTGATTCGTTCTCACTGGAGTATTGAAAATAGTCTGCATTGGGTTTTAGATGTCACTTTTAATGAGGATGCGAGTCGAGTGCGTCAAGGTAATGCGGCTGATAATTTGGGCTTGCTCCGTCGTTTAAGTATTAATTTGCTTAAACATGAGCCATCTCAAAAAAGCTTGAAGATGAAGCGTTATTTGGCGGCGATGGACAACAATTTTCTTCTACAGGTTTTAGCAGCTAGTTCACGGGAGTGA
- a CDS encoding DUF4277 domain-containing protein: MNNLNIKDLDYLGIVAGIIDEMGLVEIIDEEVGTHPQEKLSVGTIVKAMILNCLGCINAPLYLLSEFFKGKALEHLLGEGIKAEDLNDDKLGGHWIRYLEWG; the protein is encoded by the coding sequence ATGAATAACCTAAATATTAAAGACCTCGACTACTTAGGAATCGTAGCGGGAATTATAGATGAAATGGGTTTAGTAGAAATTATCGATGAGGAAGTGGGAACTCATCCTCAAGAAAAGCTCAGTGTAGGTACAATAGTAAAAGCAATGATATTAAACTGCTTAGGATGTATCAATGCTCCGTTATATTTGTTGAGTGAATTTTTTAAAGGAAAAGCATTAGAACACCTATTAGGAGAAGGAATAAAAGCAGAAGATTTAAATGATGACAAGCTAGGAGGTCATTGGATAAGGTATTTGGAGTGGGGGTAA
- a CDS encoding IS1634 family transposase — protein MGVKNRFTKIVLKAAAIFGIEQKSKHLDSTSMSVQGKYKERIEDEEDEQTKAIKIKFGYSRDKRPDLKQFMLNMICSGDGGVPLFMQLGDGNESDKKVFPQIIKDCQERLNMEGLSVIDGAFYTAENVGMARSIQWLSRVPLKEATETLANISEDQWQQGEQDGYRWQVRASEYGGEQQRWLVVESAQRLQSDNKAISQKIEKADKVVKKEWQKLCGQNFACEADALTEAQLWPKTLTYHQLSQVEVQTIPYYAKGGRPKQGATPLGFHYRLTGQLSLDSSCLEAASKRAGRFILATNVLDSQVLSPDQMLAEYKAQQNTERGFRFLKDPFFFASTLFLKNPQRIMALMMIMVVSLLVYTLAQRRLRQALALAHQTIPNQKGKPTAIPTLLWVFQSFLFIRWLEIDGIQTIVNLTSKHKHILSFLGSSCQKYYFVS, from the coding sequence GTGGGGGTAAAAAACCGGTTCACGAAAATAGTCCTAAAAGCGGCAGCAATCTTTGGAATAGAACAAAAGTCAAAGCATTTAGACTCAACCTCAATGTCTGTACAAGGGAAGTATAAGGAAAGGATAGAAGATGAGGAAGACGAGCAGACAAAAGCCATAAAAATAAAATTTGGTTATTCCAGAGATAAACGACCAGACCTAAAACAGTTTATGTTAAATATGATATGTAGTGGAGATGGTGGTGTCCCTCTCTTTATGCAATTAGGAGATGGCAATGAATCGGATAAAAAGGTGTTTCCCCAGATAATCAAAGACTGTCAAGAAAGGTTGAATATGGAAGGTTTATCGGTGATAGATGGAGCTTTTTATACGGCGGAAAATGTGGGCATGGCGAGGTCAATTCAATGGTTAAGTCGTGTCCCTCTGAAAGAAGCCACTGAGACTTTGGCAAATATATCAGAAGACCAATGGCAGCAGGGTGAACAGGACGGTTATCGTTGGCAAGTGAGGGCTTCGGAATATGGGGGTGAACAGCAACGATGGCTTGTGGTCGAAAGTGCTCAACGTCTCCAGTCCGATAATAAAGCTATAAGTCAAAAAATTGAGAAAGCCGATAAAGTTGTCAAAAAAGAATGGCAGAAACTTTGTGGACAGAATTTTGCTTGTGAGGCCGATGCTCTTACTGAGGCTCAACTCTGGCCAAAAACCTTGACTTATCATCAACTCAGTCAAGTTGAGGTTCAGACTATTCCTTACTATGCCAAGGGAGGAAGACCGAAACAAGGGGCTACCCCTCTCGGTTTTCATTACCGCTTAACTGGGCAATTAAGCCTTGATTCCTCTTGCTTGGAAGCCGCATCTAAACGGGCTGGACGTTTTATTTTAGCTACTAATGTTCTTGATTCTCAGGTTTTGAGTCCCGACCAGATGTTGGCTGAATATAAGGCTCAACAAAACACCGAGCGCGGCTTTCGCTTTCTCAAAGACCCTTTCTTTTTTGCCTCTACTCTTTTTCTCAAGAATCCTCAACGCATTATGGCTTTGATGATGATTATGGTTGTCTCTTTATTGGTTTATACTTTGGCACAACGTCGCCTACGACAGGCTTTGGCTCTTGCCCATCAGACTATTCCTAATCAAAAGGGTAAACCGACCGCCATTCCCACTCTGCTTTGGGTCTTTCAGTCTTTTCTGTTTATCCGTTGGTTAGAGATTGACGGCATTCAAACTATCGTTAATTTGACCTCCAAACACAAACATATTCTTTCCTTTCTTGGCTCTTCATGTCAAAAGTACTACTTTGTCTCTTGA
- a CDS encoding helix-turn-helix domain-containing protein yields the protein MLLADEGENNREIARKLKISRKMASQWRERWIAGQKSEIEITERIKDAERSGAPAKFKPEQILKLFKLACDDPKNYERPISHWTGRELAEELVKQGIVQGNRILFVTKNTDKKREI from the coding sequence GTGCTTCTGGCAGATGAGGGAGAAAATAATCGAGAAATTGCTAGAAAATTAAAAATCAGCCGAAAAATGGCAAGTCAATGGAGAGAAAGATGGATAGCAGGACAGAAAAGTGAAATAGAAATAACAGAAAGAATCAAAGATGCTGAACGTAGTGGAGCACCAGCCAAGTTTAAACCCGAACAAATCTTGAAGTTGTTCAAATTAGCCTGTGATGACCCAAAGAATTATGAGCGTCCGATAAGTCACTGGACAGGACGAGAATTAGCCGAGGAATTAGTAAAGCAAGGAATAGTGCAGGGTAATCGCATCTTATTTGTTACAAAAAATACAGACAAAAAGAGAGAAATATAG